The Chlorocebus sabaeus isolate Y175 chromosome 16, mChlSab1.0.hap1, whole genome shotgun sequence genome window below encodes:
- the LOC140708598 gene encoding myosin-13-like — protein sequence MLSHMLYKKEVRSLPRRGCIWIPESYYDSCPVFSFQNAIDILGFSSEEKVGIYKLTGAVMHYGNMKFKQKQREEQAEPDGTEVADKAGYLMGLNSAEMLKGLCCPRVKVGNEYVTKGQNVQQVMEML from the exons ATGCTGTCACACATGCTATACAAAAAAGAGGTAAGGTCTTTACCAAGAAGAGGCTGCATATGGATCCCTGAGTCCTACTATGACAGTTgtcctgttttttctttccagaatgcCATTGACATCCTGGGCTTCAGCTCAGAGGAGAAAGTTGGGATCTACAAACTGACGGGAGCCGTGATGCATTATGGGAACATGAAGTTCAAGCAGAAGCAGCGTGAGGAGCAGGCGGAGCCGGACGGCACCGAAG tgGCTGACAAAGCCGGATACCTGATGGGACTGAATTCTGCAGAAATGCTGAAGGGCCTGTGCTGTCCAAGGGTGAAGGTTGGGAATGAATATGTCACTAAAGGGCAAAATGTCCAGCAGGTAATGGAGATGCTCTGA